One Zootoca vivipara chromosome 9, rZooViv1.1, whole genome shotgun sequence DNA window includes the following coding sequences:
- the LOC118083469 gene encoding cytochrome P450 4V2-like isoform X2 — MGFWAMAPEGARLFSWALALLAALATLLLARLLLDQYWKYRELKHIPGFSPWYPLLGNALLLDRDRKGSFSQLMHGTELLRNSPLLLVWVGPLPFLILYHPDTVEVVLSSSKHITKSYPYKFLHPWLGTGLLTSTGSKWRSRRKMLTPTFHFTILDDFLEVMNEQATILVQKLEKHVDKEPFDCTLYITLCTLDVICETAMGKNIGAQQNKDSEYVQAVYRMSDLIHKRQRSPWFWSDLLYLMFRQGREHYRTLKILHNFTDNVIAEKAHELKIQEQHKSEVVGNSKQSKHKVRRAFLDMLLNATDDDGNKMNYLDIREEVDTFMFEGHDTTTAAMNWCIYLLASHPEAQRKVHHELDEIFGDSDRHITMDDMKQLRYLDCVIKEALRLFPSVPLFARKLSEECYIKTLMSSQSLRNSDPSDFPLRTQLDGTHMHTCLSLLGQGTVLVSALHRWKKRLF; from the exons ATGGGCTTTTGGGCGATGGCTCCGGAGGGCGCGCGGCTCTTCTCCTGGGCGCTCGCCCTGCTTGCCGCGCTCGCCACGCTCTTGCTCGCCCGCTTGCTGCTCGACCAGTACTGGAAATACAGGGAGCTGAAGCACATCCCGGGGTTCAGTCCCTGGTACCCGCTGCTGGGCAACGCGCTGCTCCTTGATCGCGATCGGAAAG GTTCCTTTTCTCAGCTGATGCATGGCACTGAATTGTTGCGGAATAGCCCACTGCTACTCGTTTGGGTAGGACCATTGCCCTTTCTAATTTTATATCATCCAGATACTGTAGAG GTTGTATTGAGTAGCTCTAAGCATATTACAAAATCCTATCCCTACAAGTTTTTGCATCCTTGGCTGGGCACAGGACTTCTAACAAG CACTGGAAGCAAATGGCGGTCCCGAAGGAAAATGTTAACGCCCACCTTCCATTTCACCATCTTAGACGATTTCCTTGAAGTGATGAATGAACAAGCCACTATCCTTGTTCAGAAACTTGAAAAGCATGTGGACAAGGAGCCATTTGATTGCACTTTATACATCACATTGTGTACCCTTGATGTAATTTGTG AAACAGCCATGGGCAAGAACATAGGAGCACAACAGAATAAGGATTCCGAGTATGTCCAAGCTGTCTACAG GATGAGTGATCTGATTCATAAAAGACAGAGGTCTCCTTGGTTCTGGTCTGACCTTTTGTACCTCATGTTCCGACAAGGAAGAGAACATTACAGGACCCTGAAGATACTTCATAACTTTACTGATAAT GTTATTGCAGAAAAGGCTCATGAACTAAAAATTCAAGAGCAGCATAAAAGTGAGGTTGTTGGCAACAGCAAGCAAAGCAAGCACAAAGTCAGGAGAGCGTTCCTtgatatgcttctgaatgccactgaTGATGATGGGAATAAGATGAACTACCTGGACATTCGAGAGGAAGTGGATACATTCATGTTTGAG GGTCATGATACTACCACTGCTGCCATGAACTGGTGTATTTACTTGCTTGCAAGTCATCCAGAAGCCCAAAGGAAGGTTCACCATGAATTAGATGAAATTTTTG GGGACTCTGATCGTCATATCACAATGGACGACATGAAGCAACTACGGTATCTGGATTGTGTTATTAAAGAAGCTCTTCGCCTTTTCCCTTCTGTTCCACTTTTTGCTCGCAAACTGAGTGAAGAATGTTATATTA AGACCCTGATGTCTTCCCAGAGCCTGAGGAATTCAGACCCGAGCGATTTTCCCCTGAGAACGCAGCTGGACGGCACCCATATGCATACGTGCCTTTCTCTGCTGGGCCAAGGAACTGTATTG GTCAGCGCTTTGCACAGATGGAAGAAAAGACTATTTTAG
- the LOC118083469 gene encoding cytochrome P450 4V2-like isoform X1 — protein sequence MGFWAMAPEGARLFSWALALLAALATLLLARLLLDQYWKYRELKHIPGFSPWYPLLGNALLLDRDRKGSFSQLMHGTELLRNSPLLLVWVGPLPFLILYHPDTVEVVLSSSKHITKSYPYKFLHPWLGTGLLTSTGSKWRSRRKMLTPTFHFTILDDFLEVMNEQATILVQKLEKHVDKEPFDCTLYITLCTLDVICETAMGKNIGAQQNKDSEYVQAVYRMSDLIHKRQRSPWFWSDLLYLMFRQGREHYRTLKILHNFTDNVIAEKAHELKIQEQHKSEVVGNSKQSKHKVRRAFLDMLLNATDDDGNKMNYLDIREEVDTFMFEGHDTTTAAMNWCIYLLASHPEAQRKVHHELDEIFGDSDRHITMDDMKQLRYLDCVIKEALRLFPSVPLFARKLSEECYIRGFRVPKGVNALILPFALHRDPDVFPEPEEFRPERFSPENAAGRHPYAYVPFSAGPRNCIGQRFAQMEEKTILATILRRFCVESAQRRDQLDPVGELILRPDKGIWIQLKRR from the exons ATGGGCTTTTGGGCGATGGCTCCGGAGGGCGCGCGGCTCTTCTCCTGGGCGCTCGCCCTGCTTGCCGCGCTCGCCACGCTCTTGCTCGCCCGCTTGCTGCTCGACCAGTACTGGAAATACAGGGAGCTGAAGCACATCCCGGGGTTCAGTCCCTGGTACCCGCTGCTGGGCAACGCGCTGCTCCTTGATCGCGATCGGAAAG GTTCCTTTTCTCAGCTGATGCATGGCACTGAATTGTTGCGGAATAGCCCACTGCTACTCGTTTGGGTAGGACCATTGCCCTTTCTAATTTTATATCATCCAGATACTGTAGAG GTTGTATTGAGTAGCTCTAAGCATATTACAAAATCCTATCCCTACAAGTTTTTGCATCCTTGGCTGGGCACAGGACTTCTAACAAG CACTGGAAGCAAATGGCGGTCCCGAAGGAAAATGTTAACGCCCACCTTCCATTTCACCATCTTAGACGATTTCCTTGAAGTGATGAATGAACAAGCCACTATCCTTGTTCAGAAACTTGAAAAGCATGTGGACAAGGAGCCATTTGATTGCACTTTATACATCACATTGTGTACCCTTGATGTAATTTGTG AAACAGCCATGGGCAAGAACATAGGAGCACAACAGAATAAGGATTCCGAGTATGTCCAAGCTGTCTACAG GATGAGTGATCTGATTCATAAAAGACAGAGGTCTCCTTGGTTCTGGTCTGACCTTTTGTACCTCATGTTCCGACAAGGAAGAGAACATTACAGGACCCTGAAGATACTTCATAACTTTACTGATAAT GTTATTGCAGAAAAGGCTCATGAACTAAAAATTCAAGAGCAGCATAAAAGTGAGGTTGTTGGCAACAGCAAGCAAAGCAAGCACAAAGTCAGGAGAGCGTTCCTtgatatgcttctgaatgccactgaTGATGATGGGAATAAGATGAACTACCTGGACATTCGAGAGGAAGTGGATACATTCATGTTTGAG GGTCATGATACTACCACTGCTGCCATGAACTGGTGTATTTACTTGCTTGCAAGTCATCCAGAAGCCCAAAGGAAGGTTCACCATGAATTAGATGAAATTTTTG GGGACTCTGATCGTCATATCACAATGGACGACATGAAGCAACTACGGTATCTGGATTGTGTTATTAAAGAAGCTCTTCGCCTTTTCCCTTCTGTTCCACTTTTTGCTCGCAAACTGAGTGAAGAATGTTATATTA GAGGATTCAGGGTACCAAAGGGGGTAAATGCCCTAATTCTTCCCTTTGCACTGCACAGAGACCCTGATGTCTTCCCAGAGCCTGAGGAATTCAGACCCGAGCGATTTTCCCCTGAGAACGCAGCTGGACGGCACCCATATGCATACGTGCCTTTCTCTGCTGGGCCAAGGAACTGTATTG GTCAGCGCTTTGCACAGATGGAAGAAAAGACTATTTTAGCCACCATCCTACGGCGCTTCTGTGTTGAAAGTGCACAGCGACGTGATCAACTTGACCCTGTAGGAGAACTGATTCTTCGTCCAGATAAAGGCATCTGGATTCAATTGAAACGGAGATAG